The genomic segment TCCATCTAAAGACATTTTAGCACGACTAACAACCCCTTTTAATCAATTAAGTTTATTTTAGGCTAAGATTAGCCAAACCTAATTAACCGTATAAGTATTTACGACGTTTTTTCTCTGGTAAACGTTCAATGGCATAACGCAACATGGTACGGGGCATTAAACGATAATTAATTTCTAAAAAATCTTCCAACACAACTTGACCGCATCTTTTACCAACCTCTCTTAACATCCAGCCAACCGCTTTATGAATTAAATCCTGCTGATCATTAAGCAATATTTTAGCCAAAACCAAAGTGTCTTGGGCTTCCTGCTGTTTAATAAAATAAAAAGTAGCTAAAATAGCTTGGCGCCGGCGCCATAAATTTGCTGATTTAGCCATCTTATACAATGGTCGACGTGATCTAGTAAATAAGTAAGCACCCAATATTTTATCAGCTGACAAATCCACCAAATCCCAATTATTTACAAATCGCCAATTTTGAAAATAAAAATCATAAATCTTTTTTCTTAACTTAACATCGGCTGATTCAAAAATCTTTACCAAAATTAATAAAGCTAACAAACGTTGCTCGTGAATCGGCGAGCTTAATAAAATTTTTACTTCTACTAAACTACATAAAGAATAATATTGCTTTACCAAATACCTAATTTCCGGCACGGTCACCCCCCAA from the Patescibacteria group bacterium genome contains:
- a CDS encoding DNA alkylation repair protein, whose product is MVKQKLIKEIISQLKKRSQPGKALVLQSFFKTGPGQYAAGDIFWGVTVPEIRYLVKQYYSLCSLVEVKILLSSPIHEQRLLALLILVKIFESADVKLRKKIYDFYFQNWRFVNNWDLVDLSADKILGAYLFTRSRRPLYKMAKSANLWRRRQAILATFYFIKQQEAQDTLVLAKILLNDQQDLIHKAVGWMLREVGKRCGQVVLEDFLEINYRLMPRTMLRYAIERLPEKKRRKYLYG